The following proteins are co-located in the Terriglobia bacterium genome:
- a CDS encoding cobalamin-independent methionine synthase II family protein, which translates to MKLSSDRILTTHVGSLPRSQGVVDLLFKREAGEPFDTAEFDRVMAQAVSDTVRRQVETGIDVVSDGETSKIGYATYIKDRLTGFAGDSPRQIALDLQPYPEFRSRMAAFAGKQTFKRQSCTGEIRFAGHADLERDIARFHSAVKEHRPHDAFLNAASPGVVSAFQPNRFYPTHTAYVEAIGEAMRIEYEAIVNAGFVLQLDCPDLAMARHTGFQDLTEAEFLKRAEHQVEVMNHALRNVPADSLRMHVCWGNYEGPHDHDIPLQKVIGIILRAKPKAIQFEASNPRHAHEWAVWKGARVPEDKILIPGVLTSTSNYVEHPELVAQRICQFAEIVGRERVIAGTDCGFGTFAGIGKMDAGISFKKLRALVEGAELASKRLWRANGQSYD; encoded by the coding sequence ATGAAGCTCAGTTCGGATCGCATACTCACCACGCATGTCGGCAGTCTCCCGCGCTCACAAGGCGTGGTGGATTTGCTGTTCAAGCGCGAGGCAGGTGAACCGTTTGATACCGCTGAATTCGATCGCGTGATGGCCCAGGCGGTTTCGGATACCGTGCGGCGCCAGGTCGAAACCGGCATCGACGTCGTCAGTGACGGTGAGACGTCGAAGATCGGTTATGCGACATATATAAAGGATCGGCTCACCGGGTTCGCGGGCGACAGCCCGCGCCAGATTGCGTTGGATCTTCAACCGTATCCGGAGTTCCGGTCGCGGATGGCGGCTTTTGCGGGCAAGCAGACGTTCAAGCGGCAGTCGTGTACGGGCGAGATCCGGTTTGCGGGCCATGCCGATCTGGAGAGAGACATCGCGCGGTTCCACTCCGCCGTGAAGGAGCATCGTCCGCACGATGCGTTCTTGAATGCCGCATCTCCGGGCGTGGTCTCCGCGTTTCAGCCGAACCGGTTTTATCCCACCCACACGGCCTATGTTGAAGCGATCGGCGAAGCGATGCGGATCGAATACGAAGCGATTGTCAACGCCGGATTCGTTCTGCAACTCGACTGTCCCGACCTGGCGATGGCGCGCCACACCGGTTTTCAGGACCTGACGGAAGCCGAATTCCTGAAGCGGGCCGAGCATCAGGTTGAGGTGATGAACCACGCACTCCGCAACGTTCCGGCGGACTCGCTGCGGATGCACGTCTGCTGGGGCAACTATGAAGGACCGCACGACCACGACATCCCGTTGCAGAAAGTCATCGGAATTATCCTGAGAGCGAAGCCCAAGGCGATTCAGTTCGAAGCCTCGAATCCGCGGCACGCTCACGAATGGGCCGTGTGGAAGGGAGCCCGCGTTCCGGAGGATAAGATTCTCATTCCCGGCGTGCTCACATCGACATCGAATTACGTCGAGCATCCCGAGCTCGTGGCCCAGCGGATCTGCCAGTTCGCCGAGATCGTGGGACGCGAGCGCGTCATTGCGGGAACCGACTGCGGTTTTGGAACATTCGCGGGGATCGGTAAAATGGATGCCGGGATCTCATTCAAGAAATTGAGGGCGCTTGTCGAGGGCGCGGAACTGGCGTCGAAGCGGCTGTGGAGAGCTAATGGACAGTCTTACGATTGA
- a CDS encoding nuclear transport factor 2 family protein — translation MDSLTIERACERLVLDFAYFSDHQEYEALAALFAADGIMHRPSGDPIGREAILQAYRSRPAGRMTRHVCSNIRITVDSADRARGITYAVVYSATGNEKAEERIGEFEDEFIRTSEGWKFSIRRARFVMHM, via the coding sequence ATGGACAGTCTTACGATTGAGAGGGCGTGCGAGCGTCTGGTTCTGGACTTTGCGTATTTCAGCGATCATCAGGAATATGAAGCGCTCGCGGCGCTTTTTGCGGCTGATGGAATCATGCATCGCCCGAGCGGCGATCCCATCGGCCGCGAGGCGATTCTGCAGGCCTATCGTTCGCGTCCCGCGGGCCGCATGACGCGGCACGTCTGCAGCAATATCCGGATCACGGTCGACTCCGCGGATCGGGCGCGCGGAATCACATACGCCGTGGTCTACTCGGCGACAGGGAATGAGAAGGCGGAGGAGCGTATCGGCGAATTCGAAGACGAATTCATTCGAACCTCCGAAGGCTGGAAATTCAGCATTCGTCGCGCGCGGTTTGTGATGCATATGTAG
- a CDS encoding DUF1592 domain-containing protein yields the protein MMRYRLYLLIVVCLISSYAAGAPLSQPDVQAVLKQYCFTCHNQRAKTANLELDIKDLSHVESDVPVWEAVVRKLRTGMMPPKNASRPDRATLDGVAAWLETGLDRAAAQHPNPGSPSLHRMNRNEYANAIRDLLDLRVDVTTLLPSDSSSAGFDNISDILGTSPSLIQGYLSAAMKISRLAVGDRSAPPTPVAYRAPKGLSQRSHLDGMPLGTQGGMVAQHNFPLDAEYEIRAGNGRIDLTIDGQAVPVTGRGAIRVAIPAGPHTIRAAAVRAAETAGLDDVFSAPERGGGGISTITVTGPFNAAGPGGTPSRRRIFGCTAAKPADEIPCAKQILRTLATRAFKQPIKDDDPAMETLLRFYQEGRSEGSFEDGIRKGLARILVDPRFILRMEHVPVNLAAGTPYRLNDLEIATRLAFFVWSSIPDDELLNLAIAGKLSNPAVLEQQTRRMLKDPKSKALVDNFAMEWMRVRELDNAEPESPDFDGNLRLALQREMQLFFETIIREDRSIIDILDADYTFVDDRLARHYGIPNVKGSLFRRVTLPQDDPRRGIIGKASILLVTSAANRTSPVQRGQFILENVLGAKAPNPPPGVEVNLDKPSDGPEPQTLRQRMEMHRQNPVCNSCHSIMDPIGFTLENFDLTGKWRETDSKVPIDATAQMVDGTQLDGPASLRRALLSRSNVFVTVAAEKLMTYAIGRATTPYDMPAVRSIAREAERNNYRFSSLVLGVVKSVPFQMRAKEQTAPKIAGAVNDRPQESKQ from the coding sequence ATGATGCGTTATCGTCTATACCTGCTCATTGTTGTTTGTCTGATCAGTTCCTATGCCGCAGGCGCGCCATTGTCGCAGCCGGACGTCCAGGCAGTTCTGAAACAGTATTGTTTCACCTGCCATAATCAGCGTGCGAAGACGGCCAATCTCGAGCTGGATATCAAGGATCTGAGTCACGTCGAAAGCGACGTGCCGGTCTGGGAAGCTGTCGTCCGGAAACTTCGAACCGGAATGATGCCGCCGAAAAACGCCTCCCGGCCGGATCGTGCAACCCTGGACGGCGTTGCGGCCTGGCTGGAAACCGGTCTCGATCGCGCTGCGGCACAGCATCCCAATCCGGGATCGCCTTCCCTGCACAGGATGAACCGTAACGAGTATGCGAACGCAATTCGTGATCTGCTCGATCTGCGCGTGGACGTGACGACATTGCTTCCCAGCGACAGCAGCAGTGCCGGGTTCGACAACATTTCGGACATTCTTGGAACATCACCCTCGCTGATCCAGGGCTATCTGTCCGCCGCCATGAAGATCAGCCGTCTTGCGGTAGGCGACCGGTCCGCCCCGCCCACACCGGTAGCCTATCGCGCGCCGAAGGGCCTGTCGCAACGCAGTCATCTCGACGGCATGCCTCTCGGAACTCAGGGTGGAATGGTCGCGCAACACAACTTTCCTTTGGATGCGGAATATGAAATCCGGGCCGGCAACGGCCGCATCGATCTGACGATCGACGGCCAGGCGGTTCCCGTGACCGGCCGCGGCGCCATACGCGTGGCTATTCCAGCAGGTCCGCACACCATACGCGCCGCAGCGGTCCGCGCGGCGGAAACCGCAGGCCTGGACGACGTGTTCAGCGCGCCGGAACGCGGCGGTGGCGGCATTTCGACGATAACGGTAACGGGTCCTTTCAACGCGGCCGGTCCCGGCGGCACACCGAGCCGCCGCCGCATCTTCGGCTGTACAGCGGCCAAACCGGCCGATGAAATTCCGTGCGCCAAACAGATTCTTCGGACGCTCGCAACGCGGGCGTTCAAACAACCCATAAAAGATGACGATCCTGCCATGGAAACGCTGCTTCGTTTCTATCAGGAAGGCAGGAGCGAAGGTTCGTTCGAAGATGGCATCCGAAAGGGTCTCGCACGCATCCTGGTCGATCCGCGATTCATTTTGCGGATGGAGCATGTGCCTGTGAATCTCGCTGCCGGTACGCCGTATCGTCTGAACGATCTCGAAATCGCAACGCGGCTGGCATTCTTTGTGTGGAGCAGCATTCCGGACGACGAGCTTCTGAATCTCGCGATCGCGGGAAAGCTTTCGAACCCGGCAGTGCTCGAGCAGCAGACCCGCCGGATGCTCAAAGATCCGAAATCCAAAGCGCTGGTGGACAACTTCGCGATGGAATGGATGCGAGTGCGCGAACTGGACAATGCCGAACCCGAGTCTCCGGACTTCGATGGCAACCTGCGTCTCGCCTTGCAGCGCGAAATGCAGCTGTTCTTTGAAACCATCATTCGCGAAGATCGCAGCATCATCGATATTCTCGATGCCGATTACACATTCGTCGATGACCGGCTGGCGCGGCATTATGGGATTCCGAATGTGAAAGGCAGCCTGTTCCGGCGTGTCACCTTGCCGCAAGACGATCCCCGCCGCGGCATTATCGGAAAAGCGAGCATACTGCTGGTGACGTCGGCAGCCAACCGGACGTCTCCGGTTCAGCGCGGCCAGTTCATTCTGGAAAATGTGCTCGGAGCAAAAGCTCCAAACCCGCCGCCTGGAGTCGAGGTCAATCTCGACAAACCATCGGATGGACCCGAACCTCAGACGCTGCGGCAGCGCATGGAAATGCACCGTCAGAACCCGGTCTGCAACTCGTGCCACAGCATCATGGATCCCATTGGATTCACTCTGGAGAATTTCGATCTGACAGGCAAATGGCGCGAGACCGATTCCAAAGTCCCGATCGATGCCACAGCGCAGATGGTCGATGGAACGCAGCTCGACGGGCCGGCCAGCCTGCGGCGCGCGCTGCTCAGCCGTTCGAACGTGTTTGTCACGGTCGCTGCCGAGAAACTCATGACCTACGCCATCGGCCGCGCAACGACACCTTATGACATGCCGGCAGTCCGGAGCATTGCCCGGGAGGCCGAGCGCAACAACTATCGTTTTTCATCGCTCGTTCTGGGTGTAGTCAAGAGCGTACCTTTCCAGATGCGCGCAAAAGAGCAAACGGCGCCCAAAATTGCAGGAGCGGTTAACGACCGTCCACAGGAGTCGAAACAATGA
- a CDS encoding MBL fold metallo-hydrolase, which produces MIPVQTRRGFLSTLALVFAARKAFAFPSQIASAKLTENLTFITGAGGNIVVLSQPEGLLLVNGSSPEMAAELMKYLADQFKGQPVKAVFNTDWHLDHTGSNELFKKAGAKIYAHENTKLWIGADFYSDWDKHTYKPRSAAALPTDTFYTSGKMTFGKEPIEYGYMAQAHTDGDIYVFFPGQNVLAAGDILSVGKYPLLDYVTGGWLGGLQNANTALLKVANAETRIIPGSGPVQTRADLQAQADMCTMMRDRLVKLMRQGMGPADMIASKPTEDFDAKWGNPELFIRMAYRGMWGHVRELGGII; this is translated from the coding sequence ATGATCCCGGTACAGACTAGAAGAGGGTTTCTTTCAACTCTCGCGCTCGTGTTTGCGGCACGGAAAGCCTTCGCTTTCCCCTCGCAAATTGCGTCGGCGAAGCTGACGGAAAACCTCACATTCATCACCGGCGCCGGGGGCAACATCGTTGTCCTGAGTCAGCCCGAAGGCCTGCTTCTGGTGAACGGCAGTTCCCCCGAAATGGCGGCCGAACTCATGAAGTACCTGGCGGATCAGTTCAAGGGGCAGCCGGTGAAAGCCGTCTTCAACACCGACTGGCACCTCGATCACACGGGCTCGAACGAGCTGTTCAAAAAGGCCGGCGCGAAAATCTACGCGCACGAAAACACGAAGCTCTGGATCGGCGCCGATTTCTACTCCGACTGGGACAAGCACACGTACAAACCGCGCTCTGCGGCGGCGCTGCCGACGGACACGTTTTATACCTCGGGGAAAATGACCTTCGGCAAGGAACCAATCGAGTACGGCTACATGGCGCAGGCTCATACGGACGGCGACATCTATGTTTTCTTCCCCGGCCAGAATGTGCTCGCGGCGGGCGATATCCTGAGTGTCGGAAAATATCCGCTCCTGGATTACGTGACCGGCGGATGGCTGGGCGGCCTTCAGAACGCCAACACCGCGCTCTTGAAAGTCGCCAATGCGGAGACGCGCATCATCCCGGGCAGCGGGCCCGTGCAGACGCGCGCCGACCTTCAGGCTCAGGCCGACATGTGCACAATGATGAGGGACCGCCTTGTCAAGCTGATGCGGCAGGGCATGGGGCCGGCCGACATGATCGCCTCAAAGCCGACCGAAGATTTCGATGCGAAGTGGGGTAATCCGGAACTCTTCATCCGAATGGCCTATCGCGGCATGTGGGGACACGTGCGCGAACTGGGCGGCATCATATAG
- a CDS encoding TonB-dependent receptor, whose amino-acid sequence MKRFALAVALFLIILPLPAFAQSSNANLSGTVTDAGKAFIPGVSVSAANTETGVVSTAVSNETGTYSIPSLLPGTYKVSAELPGFQTQTYTNVQLGNAGQLRLNFTLQVASLSTAVEVTVEADRLLLESTSSVGAVLPQRTVVDLPITGVMGNDAVSGLIGTLPGINLSSDLVLAANSTMAAGVSAAYVNVTRDGVDASAAGRNAAGFQPATIMNPDMVGEVRMVTSPVDAELGRGNSQVQVQTRSGTNQYRGALVYNIRNSAIEPNSWANNRVQPTPIIPNWTNLNEYTGSVGGPIIKNKTFFFFLWDGLLPSTRANVNATVLSPCARNGIFRYFDGWQSGNSQAVTTTGGATPVTATVDQAGNILTPATNATGTGPFTGSLHYVSVFGKLPATLPAANADCSNISALLQPGTSWDPNRTQIDPTGYVQKIFGVMPAVNNYRVGDGLNTEGFQWTQSAHGANNRFAFGSAEVRKQLNIRIDHNFNSKNKINGGWSFERDHADYAQPQWPTQFTGVAHHQPQVLTVSFTSTLSATLLNEARFGMRRIGTNTAHALANPATMKAALAFIPNVQGTPVLPQLGMNAVGAVQDICICGGQPLFQGETGGTLFNGNISEKTPLFTYGDSITWTKGKHTFKGGGELRFGSSLFGDDIEGGNFSSFARAFGGDSPLAPTQNIDSTHQPGLQGTSTTGAQLYMRSLLSLLSGSLAQVTQLDWLANATDTKFSGYQTAAQRFRQVNQNEASLFFKDDWKFRQSLTLNLGLRWDYYGPAWVSNGLTAVPVGGGNALFGYSGRGFQNWMQPGQRGANTQIQLVGPGSPNPGISAWSKDYHNFGPAVGFAWQIPYFGAGQTTLRGGYQVSFLPGGGGRVSTLNGILANPPGSSYDASINQAPGLEYLDMTKLASLVPVNVPIKPLQPVDVTNRSVGLSALDPNLTNPYVQNLTLNLTRQVGRNLTLDARYIGTLSRKLYGSINLNSPDFLYNGLKEAFDAARSGGESPLLDQMFKGINLVGGAGTGPVGTVVGGVLQTGAGQLRADTASLIRNNLANGNYSALASTLNTLNYAGSNNPTLPVIPTNVLGAVLRNSGLFPENFIATNPQFTSATWQTNLGNTNYNSLQFQSTLRPTAGVNLQATYTWSKLLGRSGTFTNPVDRGPDYTLQTGDIRHDFRTNGIFNVPIGPGQLLLGKSSGVLARSVAGWQMGWIVDLSSGVPTSISAQSMLYANGVPDRVGPFNPHAGKVQWQNGALAGNFFGGAYKTVADPQCSSIASSLQSLCTLTAVANSSGTVVLQNPKPGTRGNLGQNVIENPGMWTLNTSMSKAFKIRESKTLRFRMDATNILNHPTPSNPTLSINSAPFGNIASKSGNRQFQAVMRLEF is encoded by the coding sequence ATGAAACGGTTCGCTCTCGCGGTGGCTCTGTTTTTGATAATTCTTCCGCTTCCAGCATTCGCGCAATCGAGCAATGCGAATCTCAGCGGAACGGTAACGGACGCTGGAAAAGCCTTCATCCCCGGAGTAAGCGTGTCGGCGGCGAACACGGAAACGGGGGTTGTCTCAACTGCAGTAAGCAACGAGACCGGAACGTACTCGATTCCCAGCCTGCTGCCGGGAACCTACAAAGTCAGCGCGGAGTTGCCTGGCTTTCAGACCCAGACCTATACCAATGTGCAGCTCGGAAATGCCGGACAGCTTCGATTGAACTTCACGCTGCAGGTGGCTTCGTTGAGTACCGCCGTCGAAGTGACCGTTGAAGCCGATCGGCTGCTGCTGGAATCGACATCGTCTGTCGGCGCCGTGCTTCCGCAAAGGACGGTGGTTGACCTTCCGATCACCGGAGTCATGGGCAACGATGCGGTCAGTGGCCTGATTGGAACCCTGCCGGGCATCAACCTGTCCAGCGATCTGGTCCTCGCAGCCAACAGCACCATGGCGGCCGGCGTCAGCGCCGCCTATGTCAATGTCACGCGGGACGGGGTTGACGCCAGCGCTGCGGGACGAAACGCCGCCGGTTTCCAACCGGCCACGATCATGAACCCGGATATGGTCGGCGAGGTCCGCATGGTCACCTCACCGGTGGATGCCGAACTCGGCCGCGGCAATTCGCAGGTTCAGGTTCAGACGCGGTCCGGAACGAACCAGTACCGCGGGGCGTTGGTCTATAACATCCGGAACAGCGCCATCGAACCCAATTCCTGGGCCAACAACCGCGTACAGCCGACCCCCATCATTCCAAACTGGACAAACCTCAATGAATACACCGGAAGCGTCGGCGGGCCGATCATTAAAAATAAAACATTTTTCTTCTTTTTATGGGACGGCCTGCTCCCGTCGACACGAGCCAACGTCAATGCCACCGTACTATCGCCATGCGCACGAAATGGCATCTTCCGGTACTTCGACGGCTGGCAAAGCGGCAATTCGCAGGCGGTCACCACGACAGGCGGCGCGACACCCGTGACCGCCACCGTCGATCAGGCCGGCAATATCCTGACTCCGGCGACCAATGCGACCGGCACCGGGCCTTTCACCGGATCTCTCCATTATGTGAGCGTGTTCGGTAAACTGCCGGCCACCCTCCCCGCAGCAAATGCGGACTGCTCCAACATCTCCGCGCTCCTGCAGCCGGGAACCAGCTGGGATCCCAACCGGACACAGATCGATCCGACCGGATATGTCCAGAAAATATTTGGCGTGATGCCGGCGGTGAACAATTATCGAGTCGGGGACGGCTTGAACACTGAGGGATTTCAGTGGACGCAGAGCGCACACGGCGCCAACAATCGTTTTGCTTTCGGCTCTGCAGAGGTCCGGAAACAGCTCAACATCCGGATCGATCACAATTTCAACTCCAAAAACAAAATCAACGGCGGATGGAGCTTCGAACGCGACCACGCGGACTACGCCCAGCCCCAGTGGCCAACCCAATTCACGGGCGTCGCGCACCACCAGCCGCAAGTCCTGACGGTGAGTTTCACGTCCACGCTATCGGCGACGTTGCTCAATGAAGCCCGATTCGGAATGCGCCGGATTGGGACCAATACCGCACACGCGTTGGCAAACCCGGCAACCATGAAGGCAGCGCTTGCTTTTATCCCCAACGTGCAGGGGACACCCGTGCTTCCACAGTTGGGCATGAACGCCGTTGGAGCCGTGCAGGACATCTGCATCTGTGGCGGGCAGCCCCTGTTCCAGGGGGAAACGGGGGGTACTCTTTTCAATGGCAATATCTCCGAAAAGACCCCGCTGTTCACTTATGGCGACTCGATAACCTGGACGAAAGGCAAACACACGTTCAAAGGCGGCGGCGAATTGCGCTTCGGGAGTTCACTGTTTGGCGACGACATTGAAGGCGGAAACTTCAGCTCCTTCGCGCGTGCCTTCGGCGGGGACTCGCCGCTGGCGCCGACCCAAAACATCGACAGCACGCATCAGCCGGGACTCCAGGGCACATCCACCACTGGAGCTCAACTGTATATGCGAAGCCTGTTGTCGCTGCTCTCCGGCTCGCTCGCCCAGGTGACCCAGCTGGATTGGCTGGCTAACGCCACAGACACGAAGTTTTCCGGTTACCAGACGGCCGCTCAGAGGTTTCGTCAGGTCAACCAGAACGAGGCTTCCCTTTTCTTCAAAGACGATTGGAAGTTCCGCCAGTCCCTGACGCTCAACCTCGGCCTGCGCTGGGATTATTATGGCCCGGCATGGGTTTCCAATGGTTTGACGGCCGTTCCCGTCGGAGGCGGTAACGCGCTGTTCGGATATTCCGGCCGGGGTTTCCAGAACTGGATGCAGCCCGGACAACGCGGTGCCAACACTCAGATCCAATTGGTTGGACCGGGCTCGCCGAATCCCGGGATCAGCGCCTGGTCCAAGGACTACCACAACTTCGGTCCGGCAGTGGGATTTGCCTGGCAGATCCCTTACTTTGGAGCCGGGCAGACCACTCTTCGCGGCGGCTATCAGGTCAGCTTTCTGCCGGGAGGGGGCGGGCGGGTTTCGACTCTGAATGGCATTCTCGCAAATCCGCCGGGAAGCTCCTATGACGCCAGTATCAATCAGGCTCCAGGGCTGGAATACCTCGATATGACCAAACTGGCCAGCCTCGTTCCGGTAAACGTTCCGATCAAGCCGCTGCAGCCGGTTGATGTCACGAACCGGAGCGTGGGTCTGTCGGCGCTGGACCCCAACTTGACGAACCCTTACGTTCAGAACCTGACGCTGAATCTGACGCGGCAGGTTGGACGAAACCTGACACTGGACGCCCGCTACATCGGAACGCTGAGCCGGAAGCTATACGGAAGTATCAATCTCAACTCGCCCGATTTCCTGTACAACGGATTGAAGGAAGCCTTCGATGCCGCGCGCAGCGGGGGAGAATCGCCGTTGCTGGACCAGATGTTCAAAGGAATCAACCTTGTCGGCGGCGCAGGGACTGGACCGGTGGGAACTGTTGTCGGCGGCGTTCTGCAGACCGGAGCTGGTCAGCTTCGGGCTGACACGGCCAGTTTAATCCGCAACAACCTGGCCAATGGAAACTATTCCGCACTCGCCAGCACGCTCAATACATTAAATTATGCTGGGAGTAATAATCCCACTCTGCCGGTGATTCCGACCAACGTCTTGGGTGCTGTGCTGCGTAATAGCGGATTATTCCCGGAGAACTTCATCGCGACCAATCCGCAGTTCACCAGCGCAACCTGGCAAACAAATCTCGGCAACACCAACTACAACTCACTTCAATTCCAGTCGACGCTACGGCCGACCGCCGGCGTCAATCTTCAGGCAACCTACACCTGGAGCAAGCTTCTTGGACGCAGCGGCACCTTTACGAATCCCGTGGATCGGGGCCCGGATTACACGCTGCAAACGGGCGACATCCGGCATGACTTCCGCACCAACGGCATTTTCAACGTGCCGATCGGACCGGGCCAACTGCTGCTCGGAAAGAGCTCGGGTGTTCTCGCCCGGTCGGTCGCGGGTTGGCAGATGGGCTGGATCGTTGATCTGTCGAGCGGGGTTCCGACGAGCATTAGCGCGCAGAGCATGCTTTATGCGAACGGCGTTCCCGATAGGGTTGGGCCGTTTAACCCGCATGCCGGAAAAGTCCAGTGGCAAAATGGCGCCCTCGCCGGAAACTTCTTCGGCGGCGCTTACAAAACGGTTGCGGACCCGCAATGCTCCAGTATCGCGTCCAGTCTGCAATCCCTCTGCACACTCACAGCCGTTGCGAATTCCTCAGGGACCGTCGTCCTGCAGAATCCGAAACCCGGAACCCGGGGCAATCTCGGCCAGAACGTCATCGAAAATCCCGGGATGTGGACTTTGAACACGTCCATGAGCAAGGCATTCAAGATCAGGGAAAGCAAAACCCTGAGATTCCGCATGGATGCCACAAACATCCTGAACCATCCGACTCCCTCCAACCCCACTCTGAGCATCAACAGCGCTCCGTTCGGTAACATTGCCTCGAAATCCGGCAACCGCCAGTTCCAGGCTGTAATGCGCTTGGAGTTTTAA
- a CDS encoding ankyrin repeat domain-containing protein: MSIRLVRNAFLVLIVAAGACLAAGAGDIALLDAARSANWSGVRSLVSKGSTKEAVNSADTDGTRPLHWAVRADELEVATLLLRAGADPNAETRLGVTPLYLAAQNGDPEMVRALLSAGANANQIDRATGESILMVAIRAGAAGSVQALLSSSANPNAAEPQLRLTPLMLAADTGNAEIVRALLARGADVHARTRTGATPEPKLPCIDKAGCGSHGVGIIRGGLPDQGYRAPIPGDMTPLMYAAREGHLDAAKALIEAGADVNAVDKNAITPLFMAISNNRIEMARMLIDRGANINAVDWYGRTPLFAAIEMRNVDLHYVTFQHMVNEDDRKVILDFIGYLLDRGVDPNIRVKEVAPLRRWMYLLGGSLAWVDFTGQTPFILASLSGDLSTMRLLLKHDADPKITTYSGTNALMAAAGVNWVVNQTYTEGEPALLEAVKLCSELGLDVNAANSMGLTAAMGAANRGSDAIIEFLVSKGARLDVKDKTGRTAFNWAEGIFLATHAAVPKPGTMALIQKLTGNGQAAAKQ; the protein is encoded by the coding sequence ATGTCTATTCGGTTGGTGAGAAACGCATTTCTCGTTCTGATCGTTGCAGCCGGCGCATGCCTGGCGGCGGGCGCAGGTGATATCGCACTGTTGGATGCAGCGCGATCGGCGAACTGGAGCGGCGTCCGTTCGCTGGTCTCGAAAGGATCGACAAAGGAGGCCGTCAATTCCGCCGACACCGACGGCACACGGCCATTGCACTGGGCTGTGCGCGCCGACGAACTCGAAGTCGCGACATTGTTGCTCCGGGCCGGTGCGGATCCGAATGCGGAGACCCGGCTTGGCGTCACGCCGCTTTATCTGGCGGCGCAGAATGGCGATCCCGAAATGGTCCGCGCACTCCTTTCTGCGGGAGCCAATGCCAACCAGATCGACCGCGCAACCGGCGAATCGATTTTGATGGTTGCCATCCGCGCAGGAGCGGCCGGATCTGTTCAGGCGCTTCTTTCCTCAAGCGCCAACCCCAACGCTGCAGAACCCCAACTCCGGCTTACTCCCCTGATGCTCGCCGCCGATACCGGGAATGCCGAAATCGTCCGGGCTCTTCTGGCCCGTGGCGCAGACGTTCATGCCCGCACCAGAACGGGCGCCACACCGGAGCCGAAACTGCCCTGCATCGACAAGGCCGGCTGCGGGTCGCATGGCGTCGGGATCATTCGCGGCGGTCTTCCGGACCAGGGATATCGCGCGCCCATTCCAGGCGATATGACGCCTTTGATGTACGCGGCGCGTGAAGGACATCTCGATGCCGCAAAGGCATTGATCGAAGCCGGCGCGGATGTAAACGCCGTCGACAAGAACGCGATCACGCCCCTCTTCATGGCCATCAGCAATAACCGCATCGAGATGGCACGGATGCTGATCGATCGCGGGGCGAACATCAATGCGGTCGACTGGTACGGACGGACTCCGCTGTTCGCGGCCATCGAAATGCGGAACGTGGACCTGCATTACGTCACGTTTCAGCACATGGTCAATGAGGATGACCGGAAAGTGATCCTGGATTTCATCGGGTATCTTCTCGATCGCGGCGTGGATCCCAACATCCGCGTCAAAGAAGTTGCGCCGCTCCGCCGCTGGATGTACCTGCTCGGAGGCTCACTGGCCTGGGTCGATTTTACAGGCCAGACGCCATTTATCCTTGCATCCCTGTCGGGAGACCTTTCAACGATGCGCCTTCTCCTGAAACACGACGCGGATCCGAAAATAACGACCTATAGCGGCACGAATGCGCTGATGGCCGCGGCCGGCGTGAACTGGGTCGTGAATCAGACATACACCGAGGGCGAACCGGCGCTGCTCGAGGCCGTCAAGTTGTGTTCGGAGCTCGGCCTGGATGTGAATGCGGCAAATTCGATGGGTTTGACTGCCGCAATGGGCGCCGCAAATCGCGGGTCGGACGCGATCATCGAGTTTCTCGTCTCGAAGGGTGCGCGTCTGGATGTGAAGGACAAAACCGGCAGAACCGCTTTCAACTGGGCCGAAGGAATTTTCCTGGCGACGCATGCGGCGGTGCCGAAGCCGGGCACGATGGCTCTCATTCAAAAACTCACCGGTAACGGCCAGGCCGCGGCGAAACAATGA